A single genomic interval of Trinickia acidisoli harbors:
- a CDS encoding 2-keto-4-pentenoate hydratase, whose product MTHTTHELAALLSAGWENGIAFRDLPAELVPADIDAAYAVQDQLLCLRNAAIGGWKVGAKSPDDAIRCSPLPKDCLRESGATLSRRAFRPLGLELEIAFRFGRDFEPRPAAYSDEDVLGSIAQMAAAIEVVASRYREWPGVPPTAQLADLLNHGALVVGETVPYRADFPFATPEPSFTFGGHSVISGAACNPAGDPRRLLPRLVNHATQRAMALPAGTIVTTGSYTGMYFPGDAGSANGHIPGLPPVSVTFI is encoded by the coding sequence ATGACTCACACCACGCACGAACTGGCCGCCCTGCTCTCAGCCGGATGGGAGAACGGTATCGCATTCCGCGATTTGCCGGCCGAACTCGTTCCCGCCGATATCGACGCCGCGTATGCCGTGCAGGATCAACTGCTGTGCCTACGCAACGCCGCGATCGGCGGCTGGAAGGTCGGCGCAAAATCGCCGGATGACGCGATCCGTTGCTCGCCGTTGCCGAAGGATTGCCTGCGAGAGAGTGGCGCGACGCTATCGCGCCGCGCTTTTCGACCGCTCGGCCTCGAATTGGAGATCGCGTTCCGCTTCGGGCGCGATTTCGAACCGCGCCCTGCAGCCTACAGCGATGAGGACGTGCTCGGCAGCATCGCACAGATGGCCGCGGCCATCGAGGTGGTCGCCAGCCGCTATCGAGAATGGCCCGGGGTCCCCCCCACGGCGCAACTTGCCGATCTGTTGAACCACGGGGCGCTCGTGGTCGGCGAGACGGTACCCTATCGCGCCGATTTTCCGTTCGCAACTCCGGAGCCGTCGTTCACGTTCGGCGGCCATAGCGTCATCAGCGGCGCTGCGTGCAATCCCGCGGGCGACCCGCGTCGCCTTCTGCCTCGGCTCGTGAATCATGCAACGCAGCGAGCAATGGCATTACCCGCCGGCACGATCGTCACCACGGGCTCATACACCGGCATGTACTTTCCGGGGGACGCGGGCTCGGCGAACGGCCACATCCCGGGGCTCCCTCCCGTGAGCGTCACGTTCATCTGA
- a CDS encoding MFS transporter: MKLVRATNVVLVMLCVMYFITYLDRVNVSTAAAGFGREFGLNKTEIGLVFSAFAYPYLVFQIIGGWVSDRFGARRTLLACGLLWAVATVLTGCAGGLLALLAARLLLGLGEGATFPAATAAMSRWVPREKRGFAQGLTHACARVGNAVAPTAIVAVMAVYGWRMSFYICGGLSLLWLLAWALTYTEDPKDHPRMTQAELAILPLPRQKSTNIPWGSLFKRMMPVTVVYFCYGWTLWLFLSWIPQYFLHSYSLDLKKSAVFASAVFFAGVLGDTLGGVVTDKLYTKTGRLKIARSWMVAVCMLLTMSSLLPLLFMHDLYVSVICLASGFFFAEMTIGPMWAVPMDVAPEYSGTASGMMNSGSALAAILSPVISGYVIDRFGSWELPFIGSIALTALGAILAFRMQPESRFVNECDAPQAVSKRSPA, translated from the coding sequence ATGAAGCTGGTCCGCGCGACGAATGTCGTATTGGTGATGTTGTGCGTGATGTATTTCATCACATACCTCGACCGTGTCAACGTAAGCACGGCCGCTGCCGGTTTCGGCCGGGAATTCGGATTGAACAAAACAGAGATCGGGCTCGTCTTCTCGGCCTTCGCCTATCCGTACCTCGTATTCCAGATCATCGGCGGTTGGGTGAGCGACCGCTTTGGCGCTCGTCGCACGCTGCTCGCGTGCGGGTTGCTCTGGGCCGTGGCAACGGTACTCACCGGCTGCGCGGGCGGACTCCTCGCGTTATTGGCTGCCCGGCTTCTTCTCGGACTCGGCGAAGGTGCGACCTTCCCGGCCGCGACCGCGGCCATGTCACGGTGGGTACCTCGCGAGAAGCGCGGCTTTGCGCAGGGCCTCACGCATGCCTGCGCTCGTGTCGGTAACGCCGTCGCGCCGACCGCGATCGTAGCGGTCATGGCCGTGTACGGTTGGCGCATGTCGTTCTACATTTGCGGTGGCCTCAGTCTGCTCTGGTTGTTGGCTTGGGCGCTGACCTATACCGAAGACCCGAAAGACCATCCCCGCATGACGCAGGCCGAACTCGCCATCCTTCCGTTGCCGCGGCAGAAATCGACGAACATCCCGTGGGGTTCGCTCTTCAAGCGCATGATGCCGGTTACGGTCGTCTATTTCTGCTACGGCTGGACGTTGTGGCTCTTTCTGAGTTGGATCCCGCAATACTTTTTGCACAGCTATTCGCTGGATCTTAAAAAGTCCGCGGTGTTCGCATCCGCAGTGTTCTTCGCCGGAGTGCTCGGCGACACCCTGGGCGGCGTGGTGACCGACAAGCTCTATACGAAAACGGGCCGCCTGAAAATCGCTCGGAGTTGGATGGTTGCCGTGTGCATGCTGCTGACGATGTCGTCACTCCTGCCCTTGCTGTTCATGCACGATCTCTACGTGTCGGTGATTTGCCTGGCCTCCGGCTTCTTCTTCGCCGAAATGACGATTGGGCCGATGTGGGCGGTGCCGATGGACGTTGCACCCGAGTACTCCGGTACGGCCAGCGGCATGATGAATTCGGGCTCCGCGCTTGCGGCTATCTTGTCGCCCGTTATCTCCGGCTACGTGATCGATCGGTTCGGTAGCTGGGAATTGCCGTTTATCGGAAGTATCGCTCTGACAGCGCTGGGCGCGATCCTCGCATTTCGCATGCAGCCGGAGAGCCGCTTCGTCAACGAGTGCGACGCACCCCAAGCCGTTAGCAAGCGTTCCCCTGCATAA
- a CDS encoding FAD-binding and (Fe-S)-binding domain-containing protein codes for MTSAVSSPLLQPVRLLPSHSAALSPLFSQLRKQLRGDVYADRATRGRYATDASIYQIMPLGVVVPRDQADLLVALDIARDRKIPVLARGAGTSQCGQTVGEALVIDNSKWLNRIVDFDADARTVTVEPGIVLDHLNAWLKPHGLWFPVDVSTGAQCTIGGMAGNNSCGSRSIEYGNMVHNVLAIDAVLADGSECHFGSLAHSIEGDRTRDILLGLERIARRERDEIVERVPKVLRRVAGYNIDLFECQNPRAYSDDGHANLSHILVGSEGTLAYSRRITLKLAPLPAHKVLGVVNFPTFYQAMEMTQHIVALKPTAVELVDRTMIDLSMENPAFRPVIEQALVGQPDAILLVEFAGESRDIQLSQLDRLAELMADLGFPGSVVKMPEANAQKALWDVRKAGLNIMMSMKGDGKPVSFIEDCAVPLENLAEYTRRLTDVFHKHGTEGTWYAHASVGTLHVRPILDMRRDGATHMREIADEAAALVREYKGAYSGEHGDGLCRGEWVAWQYGPRINAAFAEIKALFDPDNRFNPNKIIDPPRMDAREHFRFAPGYAALPLQPALDWSAWNVNRDPLTGKQTDPGTGADATHGLASAVEMCNNNGHCRKFDAGTMCPSYRVTRDEQHVTRGRANTLRLAVTGQLGRDGLAGDDVKAALDLCVSCKGCKRDCPTGIDMARFKIEARHAWNMKHGSTLRERLIAYLPRYAPWAARVRRALTVAEKVPYIAPAVKRWIGLASQRTLPKFSRPFLSRVQFSSSDIESSSREVLLFVDTFSNYYEPENARAAQAVLEAAGYTVRFNTRAGERPLCCGRTFLAAGLVDAAKAEARRTLDALRPYLERGVAVVGLEPSCLLSMRDEFLTYGYGDDAKRLASQAYLFEEFLVHEHEAGRLRLPLRALDVSEALVHGHCHQKAFDAFAPVQTVLRWIPELNVSPIESSCCGMAGSFGYEAEHFSTSQAMAELSLLPAVRKRPDGAIVVADGTSCRHQIKDGAQTEAVHVARVLERALIA; via the coding sequence ATGACTTCCGCTGTCTCTTCGCCATTGTTGCAACCCGTACGTCTCTTGCCGTCGCACAGCGCCGCGCTCTCGCCGCTGTTTTCGCAGCTTCGCAAGCAATTGCGCGGAGACGTCTACGCCGATCGTGCAACCCGTGGACGCTATGCCACGGACGCATCCATTTATCAGATCATGCCTTTGGGTGTCGTCGTGCCACGCGATCAAGCCGATCTCCTCGTGGCGCTCGATATCGCGCGCGACCGGAAGATTCCGGTCCTGGCTCGCGGGGCGGGTACCAGCCAGTGCGGACAGACGGTCGGCGAAGCGCTCGTGATCGACAATAGCAAATGGCTCAATCGGATCGTCGATTTCGATGCCGATGCGCGCACCGTGACCGTCGAGCCCGGTATCGTGCTCGATCACTTGAACGCCTGGCTCAAGCCGCACGGGCTGTGGTTTCCGGTGGACGTATCGACGGGCGCACAGTGCACGATCGGGGGCATGGCCGGCAACAATTCGTGCGGCTCTCGATCGATCGAATACGGGAATATGGTGCACAACGTTCTCGCGATCGATGCGGTGCTCGCTGACGGCAGCGAATGCCATTTCGGCTCGCTGGCGCATTCGATAGAGGGCGATCGTACGCGCGACATTTTACTAGGCCTCGAGCGCATCGCACGGCGCGAGCGCGACGAGATCGTCGAACGGGTGCCGAAGGTGCTGCGCCGAGTGGCGGGGTACAACATCGACCTTTTCGAATGCCAGAACCCGCGCGCGTATTCCGACGACGGCCACGCCAATCTTTCTCATATCCTCGTGGGCTCCGAAGGCACGCTTGCCTACAGCCGTCGGATTACGCTCAAGCTTGCGCCGCTGCCGGCACATAAGGTTTTAGGGGTCGTGAATTTTCCGACCTTCTACCAAGCGATGGAGATGACGCAACACATCGTCGCGCTCAAGCCGACGGCAGTGGAACTGGTCGATCGGACCATGATCGACCTTTCGATGGAGAATCCCGCGTTCCGCCCTGTCATCGAGCAGGCTTTGGTGGGGCAACCCGACGCGATATTGCTCGTTGAGTTTGCCGGAGAGTCGCGCGACATCCAACTCAGTCAACTTGATCGCCTTGCAGAGCTCATGGCCGATTTGGGTTTTCCCGGCAGCGTAGTGAAGATGCCCGAGGCCAATGCTCAGAAAGCGCTGTGGGATGTCCGCAAGGCCGGCTTGAACATCATGATGAGCATGAAAGGCGACGGCAAACCGGTGTCCTTCATTGAAGATTGCGCAGTACCGCTGGAAAATTTGGCCGAATACACGCGTCGATTGACCGATGTCTTCCACAAACACGGGACCGAGGGCACGTGGTATGCGCATGCCAGCGTCGGGACGCTACACGTGCGCCCCATTCTCGACATGCGGCGAGACGGGGCAACGCATATGCGCGAGATCGCGGACGAGGCCGCCGCGCTCGTGCGGGAATACAAGGGGGCCTACTCCGGTGAGCACGGCGATGGCCTTTGCCGCGGCGAATGGGTGGCCTGGCAATATGGCCCTCGCATCAACGCGGCCTTTGCGGAGATCAAAGCTCTCTTCGATCCAGACAACCGCTTCAACCCGAACAAGATCATCGACCCGCCGCGCATGGACGCGCGCGAGCATTTCCGCTTCGCGCCCGGCTACGCGGCCCTGCCGCTACAGCCCGCACTCGATTGGTCCGCGTGGAACGTCAACCGCGATCCATTGACCGGCAAGCAGACCGATCCCGGTACCGGCGCCGACGCCACGCATGGCCTCGCCTCGGCCGTGGAGATGTGCAACAACAATGGCCATTGTCGAAAGTTCGATGCAGGCACGATGTGTCCGAGCTATCGCGTGACGCGCGATGAACAACACGTCACGCGCGGCCGCGCCAATACGTTGCGCCTTGCGGTGACAGGACAACTCGGTCGAGACGGCCTTGCCGGCGACGACGTCAAGGCGGCGCTGGATCTTTGCGTGTCCTGCAAGGGATGCAAGCGCGATTGCCCGACCGGAATCGACATGGCGCGCTTCAAGATCGAAGCACGCCATGCCTGGAACATGAAGCACGGATCGACCCTGCGCGAGCGACTGATTGCCTATCTGCCGCGTTATGCGCCGTGGGCTGCACGCGTGCGCCGCGCGTTGACGGTTGCGGAGAAGGTGCCATATATCGCGCCCGCAGTGAAACGATGGATCGGGCTGGCATCGCAGCGGACGTTGCCGAAATTTTCGCGGCCATTCCTGTCGCGTGTTCAGTTCTCTTCTTCCGACATCGAATCTTCCTCTCGGGAAGTTCTGCTCTTTGTCGACACATTCAGCAACTATTACGAGCCAGAGAACGCACGCGCGGCTCAGGCCGTCCTCGAGGCTGCCGGCTACACCGTTCGCTTCAATACTCGGGCGGGCGAGCGCCCCTTGTGTTGCGGCCGCACGTTCCTCGCTGCAGGTCTTGTCGACGCAGCCAAGGCGGAGGCACGCCGCACGCTGGATGCGTTGCGGCCCTATCTCGAGCGGGGTGTCGCCGTCGTCGGACTCGAGCCTTCCTGCTTGCTTTCAATGCGTGACGAGTTTCTGACCTACGGCTATGGCGATGACGCAAAGCGATTGGCCAGTCAGGCTTATCTATTCGAAGAATTCCTCGTGCACGAGCACGAAGCGGGACGATTGAGGCTGCCTCTACGCGCGCTCGATGTATCGGAGGCACTCGTGCACGGGCATTGCCATCAGAAGGCCTTCGATGCGTTTGCCCCCGTGCAGACGGTCCTTCGTTGGATTCCGGAGCTCAATGTCTCCCCCATCGAATCGTCGTGCTGCGGAATGGCAGGCAGCTTCGGTTACGAGGCGGAGCATTTCTCAACCTCGCAGGCGATGGCGGAATTGTCATTGCTGCCGGCGGTGCGCAAACGTCCCGATGGCGCGATCGTCGTCGCGGACGGTACCAGTTGTAGGCATCAAATCAAGGACGGCGCTCAAACAGAAGCGGTCCACGTGGCCAGGGTCTTGGAGCGTGCTTTGATTGCTTAG
- a CDS encoding efflux transporter outer membrane subunit: protein MTMKTFSKPLAAVMILLLGGCMVGPDYRKPQVAVPAHYQELEGWTEAEPDAAAGPKGDWWTAFHDPLLDELEPLVSVSNQTVRQDYANYQQALAEVRVARSALFPTLGATGSVTRARTSTGSLASASSSRLGNFQAVNNSGSLEGSVSWAPDLWGLVRRQIEESAATAQASEATLANATLSEQIALATAVIDLRITDANIDLLQRTVEAYTGYLRVVADQDKAGTVPPSDLITARTQLDNARASLIALGIARAQNAHAIAVIVGKNPEDLTIAHSPALPILPTIPTGVPSTLLERRPDIAIAERQMASANASIGVAVAAYYPSISLSALDGFTQSPLNGLLRIGNYVWSLGGSATETIFDGGERNAEVAAAKAAYDAAVANYRGAVLTAFQNIENDLAGLRILAQQADALAAAVRDATRGTEIALNEYQAGTVDYTTVATAQTTQLTDEQSALNVQQQRLLDAASLIGDLGGGWSADTLHDPRRQPQRAWVP from the coding sequence ATGACGATGAAGACATTCTCCAAACCGCTGGCCGCCGTCATGATCTTGCTGCTCGGCGGCTGTATGGTGGGGCCCGACTATCGCAAGCCCCAAGTGGCCGTGCCCGCGCATTATCAAGAACTCGAAGGCTGGACCGAGGCCGAGCCCGACGCGGCGGCGGGGCCGAAGGGCGATTGGTGGACCGCGTTTCATGATCCGCTGCTGGACGAGTTGGAACCGCTCGTTAGCGTGTCGAACCAGACCGTGCGTCAAGACTATGCGAACTACCAGCAGGCGCTCGCCGAGGTGCGTGTCGCGCGCAGCGCGCTGTTTCCGACACTAGGCGCGACCGGCTCCGTCACACGCGCGCGCACCTCGACGGGCAGCCTCGCTAGCGCGAGCAGCTCGCGGCTCGGCAACTTCCAGGCCGTGAACAACTCCGGCTCGCTCGAAGGCAGCGTGAGCTGGGCGCCGGACTTATGGGGCCTCGTGCGTCGCCAGATCGAAGAGAGCGCGGCCACCGCGCAGGCGAGCGAGGCGACGCTTGCGAACGCGACGCTCTCGGAGCAGATCGCGCTCGCCACGGCCGTCATCGATCTGCGCATCACCGACGCCAACATCGATCTTCTCCAACGCACGGTCGAGGCGTACACGGGATATCTGCGAGTCGTCGCCGATCAAGACAAAGCGGGCACCGTGCCGCCGTCCGATCTCATCACCGCGCGCACCCAGCTCGACAACGCGCGAGCGAGCCTGATCGCGCTCGGCATCGCCCGCGCGCAGAACGCGCATGCGATTGCGGTGATCGTCGGCAAGAACCCCGAGGATCTCACGATTGCGCACAGCCCGGCGCTGCCGATACTGCCGACGATTCCCACCGGCGTGCCGTCGACGCTCTTGGAGCGCCGCCCCGACATCGCCATTGCCGAGCGGCAAATGGCGTCGGCCAACGCGTCGATCGGCGTCGCGGTGGCGGCTTATTACCCGTCGATTTCGCTCTCGGCGCTCGACGGCTTCACTCAATCGCCGCTCAACGGCCTGCTGCGGATCGGCAACTACGTGTGGTCGCTCGGCGGCAGCGCCACCGAGACGATCTTCGACGGCGGCGAACGCAACGCCGAAGTCGCCGCCGCGAAGGCCGCTTACGATGCCGCCGTCGCCAACTATCGCGGCGCTGTGCTCACGGCGTTCCAGAACATCGAGAACGACCTGGCCGGGCTACGTATCCTGGCACAACAGGCCGATGCGCTGGCCGCCGCCGTGCGCGACGCGACGCGCGGCACCGAAATCGCGCTCAACGAATATCAGGCAGGCACCGTCGACTACACGACAGTCGCGACCGCGCAGACGACGCAACTCACCGACGAGCAAAGCGCGTTGAATGTCCAGCAACAGCGGCTTCTCGATGCGGCGTCGTTGATTGGCGATTTGGGGGGAGGGTGGTCGGCGGATACGCTGCATGATCCGCGGCGGCAGCCGCAGCGTGCATGGGTGCCGTGA
- a CDS encoding efflux RND transporter permease subunit yields MNISAIFIRRPVATTLLAIAIALSGVLAYFRLPVAPLPNIAYPVVVVQANMAGGSPEIMASTVAEPLERRLGTIAGVNQLTSISYTSSSMIIVVFDLNRDINGASRDVEAAIQAARADLPTTLRSNPSYRQYNPADAPVMVLALTSDTLTTAQLYDSADSVIQQQLSQISGVGQITLGGGALPSVRVELQPGKLTSYGIGLEDVRAAIAAANADSAKGHIDQGDQRYEILSNDQISTAAPYKDLIVAYRNDAPVKLRDVAEVIDSNENIRNAGLYNGKSAVLVIVYPMPGGNVVKTVEQIRSRLPIIEAALPSSIHVGIAIDHSQSVKASVDDTERTLFIAVLLVIGVVFIFLLSPRATLIPATALPLSIVGTFGPMYLLGYSIDNLSLMALTIGTGFVVDDAVVVLENIVRHVEAGMPPREAALQGSAEVSFTVISMSLSLIAVFLPIMLMPGILGLLFHEFAMTLSIAILISLVISLTVTPTMCAYVLTRQSVEHSKSRWAMWIESQFDRFKNMYSRTLHAVLDHALLIGLLLIGLLAANVFLFRLLPATFFPEQDTGILIGQIIADQSISFPAMKQKLAQLQGIVQQDPAVAAVAGFTGGRALNTANVFIELKPLSERHLSATEVVNRLRPKLNAVSGARLFLQAQQDLRIGGRQSAAEYQYTLTSDDPDALFKWVPKLVAELGKYRTQMTDVNSDLQQNGLQTYLSISRSTAMRYSFAPNQIDNVLYDAFGQRTVSTIYNALNQYFVVMEVAPPYWQYPQTLDNVFLSTAAGNASGTNQTQMPGGTVSAVRQAVAVSGAQSAAETTNSLNANAEANQLTNSISNSKGGSSSGSADSTAAESMVPLPAMVTYASNHTATQVNHQSGLVAATVSFNLPTGGSLSEAKTAIDKAALAIGMPASIHGAFAGAAQAFAQSLFAIPLLILAALIVVYIVLGVLYENTIHPLTILSTLPSAGIGATLAMLIFGTPFSVIALIGIILLIGIVKKNGIMMVDVAIQLQRQQGMDAKQAIHEAAVIRLRPIMMTTAAAVLGAAPLAVGIGQGASLRQPLGVTVMGGLILSQVFTLYTTPVIYLYLDRLRARLVKWSARLPWNRRPDTSA; encoded by the coding sequence GTGAACATCTCGGCCATCTTCATCCGGCGGCCCGTCGCGACCACGCTGCTTGCGATCGCGATTGCGCTGTCGGGTGTGCTGGCCTATTTCCGTCTGCCCGTCGCGCCGCTGCCCAACATCGCTTATCCGGTCGTCGTCGTGCAGGCGAACATGGCGGGCGGTAGCCCCGAAATCATGGCATCCACGGTGGCCGAGCCGCTCGAGCGGCGCCTCGGCACCATCGCGGGCGTGAACCAGTTGACGTCGATCAGCTATACGAGCTCGTCGATGATCATCGTCGTGTTCGACTTGAATCGCGACATCAACGGCGCCTCGCGCGACGTCGAAGCGGCGATCCAGGCCGCGCGTGCCGACTTGCCGACGACGCTGCGCAGCAACCCGTCTTACCGCCAATACAATCCGGCCGACGCGCCCGTGATGGTGCTCGCGCTCACCTCCGATACGCTCACCACGGCCCAGCTCTACGATTCCGCCGATTCGGTGATTCAGCAGCAGCTCTCGCAGATTTCGGGTGTCGGGCAGATCACGCTGGGCGGCGGCGCATTGCCGTCGGTGCGAGTCGAATTGCAACCGGGCAAGCTCACGAGCTACGGCATCGGCCTCGAAGACGTGCGCGCGGCGATCGCGGCGGCCAATGCGGACAGCGCCAAGGGCCACATCGACCAGGGCGACCAGCGCTACGAGATCCTGTCTAACGATCAGATCAGCACGGCCGCGCCCTACAAGGATCTGATCGTCGCCTACCGCAACGACGCACCCGTCAAGTTGCGCGACGTGGCCGAGGTCATCGATTCGAACGAAAACATCCGCAATGCGGGGCTGTACAACGGAAAGTCCGCCGTGCTCGTGATCGTCTATCCGATGCCGGGCGGCAACGTGGTCAAGACGGTCGAGCAAATCCGCTCGCGCTTGCCGATCATCGAGGCGGCGCTGCCGAGCAGCATCCACGTCGGCATTGCGATCGACCATTCGCAGTCGGTGAAGGCGTCCGTCGACGATACCGAACGCACGCTGTTCATCGCCGTGCTGCTCGTGATCGGCGTGGTGTTCATCTTCCTGCTGTCGCCGCGCGCCACCCTGATTCCGGCCACCGCGCTGCCGTTATCGATCGTCGGCACGTTCGGGCCGATGTACCTGCTCGGCTACAGCATCGACAATCTCTCGCTGATGGCGTTGACGATCGGCACCGGCTTCGTCGTCGACGACGCCGTGGTGGTGCTCGAAAACATCGTGCGTCACGTGGAGGCGGGCATGCCGCCGCGCGAGGCGGCGTTGCAAGGCAGCGCCGAAGTCAGCTTCACGGTGATTTCCATGAGCTTGTCGCTGATCGCGGTGTTCCTGCCGATCATGCTGATGCCGGGCATCCTCGGCCTGCTGTTTCATGAGTTCGCGATGACGCTGTCGATCGCGATCCTGATCTCGCTCGTGATTTCGCTGACGGTCACGCCGACGATGTGTGCCTACGTGCTCACGCGCCAGAGCGTCGAGCATTCGAAGTCGCGCTGGGCGATGTGGATCGAAAGCCAATTCGACCGCTTCAAGAACATGTATTCACGCACGCTGCATGCCGTGCTCGACCATGCGCTATTGATCGGCCTCCTGCTGATCGGTTTGCTGGCGGCGAACGTGTTCCTGTTCCGGCTGCTGCCCGCGACGTTCTTCCCGGAGCAGGACACGGGCATCCTGATTGGCCAGATCATCGCCGACCAGAGCATCTCGTTTCCTGCGATGAAGCAAAAGCTCGCGCAGTTGCAGGGCATCGTGCAGCAGGATCCAGCCGTGGCGGCCGTCGCCGGTTTCACGGGCGGCCGCGCGCTCAATACCGCGAACGTCTTCATCGAACTCAAGCCGCTCAGCGAGCGACATCTTTCCGCGACCGAAGTCGTCAACCGGTTGCGGCCGAAGCTCAATGCCGTATCTGGCGCTCGGCTCTTCCTTCAGGCACAGCAGGACTTGCGGATCGGCGGCAGGCAATCGGCGGCCGAGTACCAGTACACGCTGACGAGCGACGATCCCGATGCGCTCTTCAAATGGGTGCCGAAGCTCGTCGCGGAGCTCGGCAAGTACCGCACGCAGATGACGGACGTGAACTCGGACCTGCAACAAAACGGCTTGCAGACCTATCTCAGCATCAGCCGCAGCACTGCGATGCGCTACAGCTTCGCGCCGAACCAGATCGACAACGTACTGTACGACGCGTTCGGTCAGCGTACGGTCTCGACGATCTACAACGCGCTCAACCAGTACTTCGTGGTGATGGAGGTGGCGCCGCCTTACTGGCAATATCCGCAGACCCTCGACAACGTCTTCCTGAGCACGGCGGCCGGCAACGCGAGCGGCACGAACCAGACACAGATGCCCGGAGGCACCGTCTCGGCGGTCCGGCAAGCAGTAGCGGTGAGCGGCGCGCAAAGCGCCGCCGAGACGACGAACTCGCTGAACGCGAATGCCGAAGCGAACCAGCTCACGAACAGCATTTCGAACAGCAAGGGCGGCAGTTCGAGCGGCAGCGCCGACAGCACGGCGGCCGAAAGCATGGTGCCGCTGCCCGCGATGGTGACCTACGCCAGCAATCACACGGCAACGCAGGTGAACCACCAGAGCGGGCTCGTTGCCGCGACGGTCTCGTTCAACCTGCCGACGGGCGGCTCGCTCAGCGAGGCCAAGACGGCGATCGACAAGGCCGCGCTGGCGATCGGCATGCCCGCATCGATCCACGGCGCGTTCGCCGGCGCCGCGCAAGCATTCGCGCAGTCGTTGTTCGCGATTCCTTTGCTGATCCTCGCTGCGCTGATCGTCGTCTACATCGTGCTCGGCGTCCTCTACGAAAACACGATCCACCCGCTCACGATTCTCTCGACACTGCCGTCGGCCGGCATCGGCGCAACGCTCGCGATGCTGATCTTCGGGACGCCGTTCTCGGTGATCGCGCTGATCGGGATCATCCTCTTGATCGGGATCGTGAAGAAGAACGGGATCATGATGGTCGACGTCGCGATCCAGTTGCAGCGCCAGCAAGGCATGGACGCGAAGCAAGCCATCCACGAAGCCGCCGTGATCCGGCTGCGGCCGATCATGATGACGACCGCGGCCGCCGTGCTCGGCGCGGCGCCGCTCGCGGTCGGCATCGGGCAGGGCGCTTCGCTGCGCCAGCCGCTTGGCGTGACGGTGATGGGTGGCTTGATCTTGAGCCAGGTCTTTACGCTGTACACGACACCTGTGATCTACCTCTACCTCGACCGTCTGCGCGCGAGGCTCGTGAAGTGGAGCGCGCGGCTGCCGTGGAACCGCCGACCGGATACGAGTGCATGA